A genomic segment from Thermococcus sp. LS1 encodes:
- a CDS encoding transcriptional regulator yields MKTNAFEVASRYVYPSLRRRLVEILREKGLKQTQIAELLHITQSAVSRYLRMDRGALIDVAQFPDIDDDLKKLAEEIIRKRPTEYEIHSMLVQISLEMLGKGYVCSFHSQIDPELNPAQCRICLELFG; encoded by the coding sequence ATGAAAACGAATGCTTTCGAAGTTGCTTCACGCTATGTCTATCCCTCGCTGAGGCGCAGACTTGTAGAGATACTCAGGGAGAAGGGACTCAAACAGACACAGATAGCGGAGCTTTTGCACATTACCCAGTCTGCCGTTTCTCGATATCTGAGGATGGACAGGGGAGCTTTAATAGACGTCGCCCAATTCCCAGACATAGATGATGACCTCAAAAAGCTCGCCGAGGAGATAATCAGGAAGAGACCTACCGAGTACGAAATCCACTCGATGCTAGTTCAAATTTCGCTGGAGATGCTGGGCAAGGGTTACGTCTGTTCTTTCCACTCCCAAATTGATCCCGAGTTGAACCCTGCCCAGTGCAGGATCTGCCTGGAACTGTTCGGTTAG
- the hcp gene encoding hydroxylamine reductase — MKLSGGVGMLCNQCSMSLSGGCTVRGVCGKDPDLNSLQEALLYGIKGTAAYYYHALEVGYDNPEIGHFLAEALYSTLTNVNFDKNRFLGLILENGRIHLEAMKLLDRAYVETFGRPEPVEVPTGTAEGHGILVTGHSYKALYELLRQIEEMGLEDEIKVYTHAEMFPAHAYPELRKFKSLYGNWGGSWLYQRKEFAEFPGVILGTSNCVQQPTKAYADRIFTVGIAGLEGVPHIEDYNFEPLIKRALETPKMEKIEGGKLLTGFHHTNVLAMKDKLIELIQEGRIRHIFVVGGCDTPHKGMGYYERLTELIPEDAIILSAACGKFRYNARNYGTIDGIPRFLDFGQCNNVYSIIEIAVALASELGTDVNSLPVSIVLSWMEQKAIAILYSLLYLGIKGIYIGPKPPEFLTPAVFEILRKQFDLRLIGDPEKDLKDMLSKGIKVEDGAISVEEVD, encoded by the coding sequence ATGAAGTTGTCTGGAGGTGTTGGAATGCTCTGCAACCAGTGTTCGATGAGCCTGAGTGGTGGCTGTACCGTTAGGGGCGTGTGCGGAAAAGACCCCGACTTGAACTCCCTTCAGGAAGCGTTGCTCTATGGAATAAAGGGCACCGCCGCCTACTACTACCACGCGCTCGAGGTTGGCTATGACAATCCAGAGATTGGCCATTTCCTTGCCGAGGCACTATACTCTACCCTGACGAACGTCAATTTCGACAAAAACCGCTTCCTTGGACTCATCCTTGAGAACGGAAGGATTCACCTAGAGGCCATGAAGCTCCTAGACAGAGCCTATGTGGAGACCTTCGGCAGGCCAGAGCCGGTAGAGGTCCCCACTGGAACTGCTGAGGGACATGGTATATTAGTCACCGGCCACAGCTACAAGGCACTCTACGAGCTCCTGAGGCAGATAGAGGAGATGGGGCTGGAAGATGAAATTAAGGTGTACACCCACGCCGAAATGTTTCCCGCTCATGCATATCCAGAGCTGAGGAAGTTCAAGTCTCTCTACGGCAACTGGGGTGGCTCGTGGCTCTATCAGAGGAAGGAGTTCGCGGAGTTTCCGGGGGTCATACTGGGCACGAGCAACTGTGTGCAGCAGCCGACAAAGGCCTACGCGGACAGAATATTCACAGTTGGAATAGCCGGCCTTGAGGGAGTTCCTCACATCGAGGACTACAACTTCGAGCCGCTTATCAAGCGCGCCCTTGAAACGCCGAAGATGGAGAAGATAGAGGGAGGAAAGCTCCTCACGGGCTTCCACCACACCAATGTGCTGGCGATGAAGGACAAGCTGATAGAGCTGATCCAGGAGGGCAGGATAAGGCACATATTCGTGGTTGGCGGCTGTGACACGCCACACAAGGGCATGGGGTACTACGAGAGGCTCACCGAGCTGATTCCGGAAGATGCCATAATACTCTCCGCCGCCTGCGGCAAGTTCCGCTACAACGCAAGGAACTACGGCACCATCGACGGAATCCCGCGCTTCCTCGACTTCGGCCAGTGCAACAACGTCTACTCTATAATCGAGATAGCCGTGGCCCTGGCGAGCGAGCTTGGAACGGACGTGAACTCGCTCCCGGTCAGCATAGTTCTCAGCTGGATGGAGCAGAAGGCGATAGCCATCCTCTACTCCCTGCTCTACCTCGGAATAAAGGGTATCTACATCGGTCCAAAACCGCCGGAGTTCCTTACCCCGGCTGTCTTCGAAATCCTGAGGAAGCAGTTTGACCTTAGGCTTATCGGAGACCCAGAAAAGGATCTAAAGGATATGCTCAGCAAGGGAATAAAGGTGGAAGATGGGGCTATCTCAGTGGAGGAGGTGGATTAA
- a CDS encoding DUF1858 domain-containing protein: protein MMLDVRGLEPPQPAVMILESLGKLKVGDTLEVIGDRPFVDLIPKLEEAGYDIEVGEVGGFFVLKVTKTESSKELKMEVKECDDKLDEITEDTNVAKLLKAYPQSLEILVKYGFSPLQNPVMRKTLARTVTLRQAKKLLGMSDEKFEEMMEELKKLEERN, encoded by the coding sequence ATGATGCTCGATGTTAGGGGTTTGGAACCTCCTCAACCAGCGGTTATGATCCTCGAGAGCCTCGGGAAGCTCAAGGTCGGGGATACACTTGAGGTTATAGGCGACAGGCCTTTCGTTGACCTGATTCCCAAGTTGGAAGAGGCAGGATACGACATTGAAGTTGGAGAAGTCGGCGGTTTCTTCGTCCTCAAAGTTACGAAGACCGAAAGCTCAAAGGAGCTTAAGATGGAAGTTAAAGAGTGCGACGATAAGCTGGATGAGATAACAGAAGACACCAACGTGGCTAAGCTCCTTAAGGCCTATCCTCAGTCCCTTGAGATACTCGTCAAGTATGGCTTCTCCCCGCTCCAGAACCCTGTGATGAGGAAAACTTTGGCCAGGACAGTGACCCTCAGGCAAGCCAAAAAGCTTCTCGGTATGAGCGACGAGAAGTTCGAGGAAATGATGGAAGAATTGAAAAAACTGGAGGAAAGGAATTAA
- a CDS encoding DUF438 domain-containing protein: MTELLSNRDYKKEQLKSLLKKIHEGEDVNKLKAEFKAVLSSISPLEIPLIEQELVKEGISAKEIAKMCDIHVELFREAVSGTDELEEKDLPEGHPLRTLYEENKEIMKDAEMLNLYASTLVNTKDERMRREILGILEEIVTNLRRVGFTHYNREEMLIFPYIERRGLTAIATVLWTKHDEIRFMIKHLAELLRKREEMPWEEFVEKFKAKASEAAFALTDMVFRENNIFYPTVKALLSEGEWKAIRLQEDEFGYYKVQPKEWNPDVEPLHPWQIDPTLNAAQLLSLPKEVQQALKGQPLEFDKAELKREGDIDLGTGYVSIEELKKIFEALPVDVTFIDKDDRVRFFSPGERIFARSLSVLGRPVQLCHPPKSVHIVNKILKAFKEGRKKEATFWIRMGPKYVYIKYVPLFDDNGEYLGTLEITMDIAPYKKIEGEKRLLDWRD, encoded by the coding sequence ATGACTGAGTTACTCAGCAACCGTGATTATAAGAAGGAGCAGCTCAAGAGTCTGCTCAAAAAGATACACGAGGGAGAAGATGTAAACAAGCTGAAGGCAGAGTTCAAAGCAGTCTTAAGTAGCATCTCCCCCCTCGAAATCCCGCTCATCGAGCAGGAGCTGGTGAAGGAAGGCATCTCCGCCAAGGAGATAGCCAAGATGTGCGACATCCACGTCGAGCTCTTCCGCGAGGCAGTTTCAGGTACTGACGAGCTCGAAGAGAAGGACCTTCCAGAGGGACACCCGCTCAGGACTCTCTACGAGGAGAACAAGGAGATAATGAAGGACGCCGAGATGCTCAACCTATACGCCTCGACACTGGTCAACACCAAGGACGAGCGCATGAGAAGGGAAATTCTCGGGATCCTTGAGGAGATAGTGACCAACCTCAGGAGGGTCGGCTTCACCCACTACAACCGCGAGGAGATGCTCATTTTCCCATACATCGAGCGCCGCGGCCTAACGGCAATAGCAACCGTCCTCTGGACGAAGCACGACGAGATAAGATTCATGATAAAGCACCTCGCCGAGCTTTTGAGGAAGAGGGAGGAGATGCCCTGGGAGGAGTTTGTGGAGAAGTTCAAGGCCAAGGCGAGTGAGGCCGCCTTTGCCCTAACTGACATGGTCTTCAGGGAAAACAACATATTCTATCCCACCGTTAAGGCCCTACTGAGCGAGGGTGAGTGGAAGGCTATAAGACTTCAGGAAGACGAGTTTGGATACTACAAAGTCCAGCCAAAGGAGTGGAACCCCGACGTTGAGCCCCTCCACCCCTGGCAGATTGACCCGACGCTGAATGCAGCGCAGCTCCTCAGCCTTCCAAAGGAGGTTCAGCAGGCCCTTAAGGGACAGCCGCTGGAGTTTGACAAAGCTGAGCTCAAACGCGAGGGTGACATAGACCTTGGAACTGGATACGTAAGCATAGAGGAGCTCAAGAAAATATTCGAGGCCCTTCCAGTTGATGTGACCTTTATAGACAAGGACGACCGCGTGAGGTTCTTCTCGCCAGGCGAGAGGATATTTGCGCGCTCGTTGAGCGTCCTCGGAAGGCCCGTCCAGCTCTGCCATCCACCTAAGAGCGTCCACATAGTGAACAAAATCCTCAAGGCCTTCAAAGAGGGCAGGAAGAAAGAGGCCACCTTCTGGATACGCATGGGGCCGAAGTACGTTTACATCAAATACGTGCCGCTCTTCGATGATAACGGTGAATATCTCGGGACCCTTGAGATTACGATGGACATCGCCCCGTATAAGAAAATTGAAGGCGAAAAGAGGCTTCTCGATTGGAGGGATTGA
- a CDS encoding cupin domain-containing protein — protein MMVTNVEEAKRIENPHGVDVRKLLAMEKVSVLHVSLKPGEELKKHSTSVDAFLYVLKGKGVVEVGEERAEVKKGYLVYLPRNIPHSVSNAGSMEMSFLVVKVV, from the coding sequence ATGATGGTCACCAATGTGGAGGAAGCGAAAAGGATTGAGAATCCACATGGAGTGGACGTTAGAAAGCTCCTCGCGATGGAGAAGGTCAGCGTGCTCCACGTGAGCCTAAAACCCGGTGAAGAGCTCAAGAAGCACTCCACTTCGGTGGATGCCTTCCTCTACGTGCTCAAGGGAAAGGGTGTGGTAGAAGTCGGTGAAGAGAGGGCAGAGGTTAAGAAGGGATACCTCGTATACTTACCTAGGAACATCCCCCACAGCGTCTCGAACGCTGGAAGCATGGAGATGTCCTTCCTCGTAGTTAAGGTGGTGTGA
- a CDS encoding Xaa-Pro peptidase family protein, protein MRGNPEIFRKRVERFQELLRENEIDGAVIRTLSSFIYFTGTKWLRPALFIPAEGDPLVFVVWGEAEEFKRRSWIENVVEFQKVEDLMAGVVGWIHRNGMERVGLEFGIERDAYLIFLKIFERLNPTVEIVDVLNLTMGLRMIKDEWELDNIRKAGKIAQKGMNVAEETIKPGMSELEIAAEVMRELMLNGSEDPKVYVSTTPRAHAEPFRDLRVKENGVVTVVIGADWNHYYANMARTFVVGDPGESVRKAIEVKEEAYKLALEETRIGVPLASVEKKLANFFKERGFGDAYIAGYTHGVGLLIEEPPITTIVVPQRAAKVQENMVLTIIHPPLMIPEGAIKHEDTYIVKKNGLERVT, encoded by the coding sequence ATGAGGGGAAATCCGGAGATATTTCGGAAAAGGGTCGAGCGCTTTCAGGAGCTTTTAAGGGAGAATGAGATAGATGGGGCAGTCATCAGAACTCTGTCGAGCTTTATCTACTTCACCGGCACCAAGTGGCTCCGGCCGGCGCTCTTCATTCCGGCGGAAGGTGATCCTCTGGTCTTTGTGGTCTGGGGCGAAGCCGAGGAGTTCAAGCGGAGAAGCTGGATAGAGAATGTCGTCGAGTTCCAGAAGGTCGAGGATCTAATGGCTGGTGTTGTGGGCTGGATACACCGCAACGGCATGGAGCGTGTCGGCCTTGAGTTTGGCATTGAGAGGGACGCGTACCTTATATTCCTCAAGATATTCGAACGTCTCAACCCGACGGTTGAGATAGTGGACGTCCTCAACCTGACGATGGGTCTCAGAATGATCAAGGATGAATGGGAACTCGACAACATCAGGAAGGCCGGAAAGATCGCTCAGAAGGGTATGAATGTCGCAGAGGAGACAATAAAGCCCGGTATGAGCGAACTGGAGATAGCGGCAGAGGTTATGCGCGAGCTAATGCTCAATGGCTCTGAGGATCCAAAGGTCTACGTTTCAACGACACCGAGGGCACATGCCGAGCCCTTCAGGGACCTTAGAGTAAAGGAGAACGGCGTTGTTACCGTCGTTATAGGGGCAGACTGGAACCATTATTATGCGAACATGGCGAGGACTTTCGTGGTTGGCGATCCCGGCGAGAGTGTCAGAAAAGCCATTGAGGTCAAGGAAGAGGCTTACAAGCTGGCGCTCGAAGAGACTCGGATTGGTGTCCCACTAGCTTCCGTTGAGAAGAAGCTTGCGAATTTCTTCAAGGAGAGGGGCTTCGGCGATGCCTACATAGCTGGCTACACCCACGGAGTCGGCCTGTTAATCGAGGAACCACCGATAACGACCATTGTTGTCCCACAGAGGGCCGCAAAGGTGCAGGAGAACATGGTTCTGACAATAATCCACCCACCGCTCATGATTCCCGAGGGTGCGATAAAGCACGAGGACACTTACATAGTAAAGAAAAACGGCCTTGAGAGAGTGACCTAA
- a CDS encoding Lrp/AsnC family transcriptional regulator, with product MRKNEHLDELDRMVLHILQEDGRASYSEIARRLRVPESTVRLRVKRLVERGVIRKFAALINPFKAGYSIVAFIAVDVEPNRVKKAAEELSKLPEVDVLGIATGAHDILMQVTVKDLQELESFLIEKLGKIEGIRSTETSILTSVRKWGYARVF from the coding sequence ATGCGGAAAAATGAGCACCTTGACGAACTTGACAGGATGGTACTCCACATCCTCCAGGAGGATGGCAGGGCAAGCTACTCGGAGATAGCGAGGAGACTCAGAGTACCGGAGTCAACCGTAAGGCTCCGCGTGAAAAGGCTCGTTGAGAGGGGCGTTATCAGGAAGTTTGCAGCGCTGATAAATCCATTCAAGGCGGGTTATTCAATTGTTGCCTTCATAGCGGTTGACGTTGAACCGAACAGGGTGAAGAAGGCCGCCGAGGAGCTGAGCAAGCTACCAGAGGTTGACGTTCTGGGAATAGCCACAGGTGCACATGACATACTCATGCAGGTAACTGTAAAAGACCTCCAGGAGCTGGAGAGCTTTCTAATAGAGAAGCTCGGAAAAATAGAGGGAATAAGGAGCACGGAAACCTCAATCCTTACGAGCGTCCGGAAATGGGGCTATGCAAGGGTGTTTTAG
- a CDS encoding leucine/methionine racemase, with product MRKEEILERYSRVFPKAARVTYAPIVGVRAENAKVWDIEGREYIDFLSDAAVQNVGHNNPRVVQAIKRQVDNLIHFTFIYGFPVEPLLLAEKLTEISPIENSKVILGLSGSDANDGAIKFARAYTGRQAILSYLRSYYGATYGAMSITGLDFEVRAIVGELSGVHYIPYPNCYRCPFGKEPKTCKMECVKYLKEKFEGEVYAEGTAALFAEPIQGDAGMVVPPEGYFKKIKRILDEHGILLVVDEVQSGMGRTGKWFAIEHFGVTPDIITLAKPLGGGLPISAIIGRAEIMDSLPPLGHTFTLSGNPVASRAALAVIEEIEEKDLLRRAEKLGKYTKKRLEKMKEEHELIGDVRGLGLMLGVDLVKDRDTKERAYEEARKVVWRAYELGLVLAFLQGHVLRIQPPLTIEEDVLEEGLNRLEQAIADVEEGKVPDDVLSKVQGW from the coding sequence ATGAGGAAGGAAGAAATTCTCGAGCGCTATTCAAGGGTTTTTCCAAAGGCCGCGCGCGTTACCTATGCTCCGATAGTTGGAGTTAGAGCCGAGAATGCCAAAGTCTGGGACATCGAAGGGAGGGAGTACATAGACTTCCTCAGCGATGCAGCCGTTCAGAACGTCGGCCACAACAATCCGCGTGTCGTTCAGGCGATAAAGAGGCAGGTAGATAACCTCATCCACTTCACATTCATATATGGTTTTCCAGTGGAGCCCCTGCTCTTGGCTGAAAAACTAACTGAGATTTCTCCAATTGAAAATTCGAAGGTCATTCTTGGCCTGAGTGGGAGTGACGCCAACGACGGGGCCATAAAGTTTGCTAGAGCCTACACAGGGAGGCAGGCGATCCTGAGCTATCTCAGAAGCTACTACGGTGCTACCTATGGAGCGATGAGCATAACCGGTCTGGACTTTGAGGTTCGCGCCATAGTCGGAGAGCTGAGCGGGGTTCACTATATTCCCTATCCCAACTGCTATCGCTGTCCCTTCGGCAAGGAGCCGAAAACCTGTAAGATGGAGTGCGTTAAATATCTCAAGGAGAAGTTCGAGGGCGAAGTTTACGCTGAGGGAACGGCTGCACTCTTTGCCGAGCCCATACAAGGCGACGCCGGGATGGTAGTGCCGCCGGAGGGCTACTTCAAAAAAATCAAGCGCATCCTCGATGAGCACGGTATTCTCCTCGTGGTGGATGAGGTGCAGAGCGGTATGGGGAGAACCGGCAAATGGTTCGCGATAGAGCATTTCGGCGTTACGCCGGATATAATAACCCTTGCCAAGCCTCTCGGCGGCGGCTTACCTATAAGTGCGATAATCGGGAGGGCTGAGATAATGGACTCCCTTCCACCCCTTGGCCACACCTTCACACTGAGCGGCAATCCAGTGGCGAGCAGAGCAGCCTTGGCAGTCATCGAGGAAATCGAGGAGAAAGATCTTCTTAGGAGAGCCGAAAAGCTCGGAAAGTATACGAAAAAACGCCTTGAGAAGATGAAAGAGGAGCATGAACTCATCGGTGATGTCAGGGGGCTTGGACTGATGCTCGGCGTTGACCTCGTCAAGGACAGGGATACCAAGGAGAGGGCCTATGAAGAGGCAAGAAAAGTTGTGTGGCGCGCCTACGAGCTCGGCCTTGTTTTGGCGTTCCTTCAGGGGCACGTGCTGAGGATTCAGCCGCCGCTGACGATAGAGGAAGATGTGCTCGAAGAAGGTTTGAACAGGCTGGAGCAGGCGATAGCTGACGTCGAGGAAGGTAAGGTTCCAGATGACGTTCTTTCGAAGGTGCAGGGGTGGTGA
- a CDS encoding uracil-xanthine permease family protein, whose product MEALEFERKKVLKIGIEDKVEPSKALVFGLQHVLAMFGATVTVPLVVGGAIGLSGDLVALMIQAVLLAMGIATLLQTTIGSRYPIVQGSSFAFIPGLIAIGSSIGMAAVQGALIVGGLIEAAIGWLGIIGKVRKLFTPLVTGVTIMLIGFSLADVAVKNFLNFYADPSGSTIVSSVIVAGVTFLTTVFVALKAKGSLKAMPVVIGALVGYLVSIPLGLANFDLVKNLPAFSLPKLLPWGEPIFDTTAIVILLFAFMVSIIESVGDYHAIATVTGSEITEKHIARGIGSEGLACSIAGLLGACGTTSYSENIGVVALTKVGSRHVVQVGAVILILLSLVPKFAGVLASMPAPVLGGLTLALYGMISVTGLRLITEKVELNDRNTLILAAALIAGLGAPQLPAEFLAHFPEIVSSILESGMAVGALTAIILDRLL is encoded by the coding sequence ATGGAAGCTTTGGAGTTCGAAAGGAAGAAGGTTTTGAAGATTGGAATCGAGGATAAAGTTGAACCCTCGAAGGCTTTGGTTTTTGGCCTTCAGCACGTTCTGGCGATGTTTGGAGCGACCGTCACTGTTCCGCTGGTCGTGGGCGGTGCAATAGGTCTCAGCGGCGACCTGGTTGCCCTCATGATACAGGCGGTTCTTCTGGCCATGGGCATCGCGACACTTCTGCAGACGACGATAGGCTCGCGCTACCCGATAGTCCAGGGTTCGAGCTTCGCCTTCATCCCAGGGCTGATAGCGATAGGCTCAAGTATTGGCATGGCTGCCGTACAGGGTGCACTTATCGTGGGGGGCTTGATTGAGGCGGCTATAGGCTGGCTCGGTATAATCGGCAAGGTCAGAAAACTCTTCACACCTCTCGTCACAGGAGTTACAATAATGCTCATAGGCTTCAGCTTGGCGGACGTTGCCGTCAAGAACTTCCTCAACTTCTATGCCGACCCAAGTGGAAGCACCATCGTGAGCTCCGTCATCGTCGCGGGGGTTACCTTCCTCACAACAGTGTTCGTCGCACTGAAGGCAAAGGGCAGCCTCAAAGCAATGCCTGTTGTCATAGGTGCCCTAGTGGGCTACCTCGTCAGTATCCCTCTAGGCCTAGCCAACTTCGACCTAGTGAAGAACCTTCCAGCATTCAGCCTGCCCAAGCTTCTTCCTTGGGGTGAGCCTATCTTTGACACGACGGCCATTGTTATCCTGCTTTTCGCATTCATGGTAAGCATAATCGAGAGCGTCGGCGACTACCACGCGATAGCCACCGTGACCGGCTCGGAAATAACGGAGAAGCACATAGCCCGCGGTATAGGTAGCGAAGGACTGGCCTGCTCGATAGCCGGCCTTTTGGGTGCCTGCGGAACGACAAGCTACTCCGAGAACATCGGTGTCGTTGCCCTGACAAAGGTCGGGAGCAGGCACGTCGTTCAGGTTGGTGCAGTCATTCTAATCCTTCTGTCGCTGGTTCCCAAGTTTGCGGGGGTTCTGGCATCGATGCCAGCCCCAGTGCTCGGCGGCCTCACACTGGCTCTCTACGGCATGATAAGCGTCACAGGGCTTAGGTTGATAACCGAAAAGGTCGAGCTCAACGACAGAAACACACTTATACTGGCTGCAGCTCTCATAGCCGGCCTTGGAGCACCGCAGCTTCCAGCAGAATTCCTCGCCCACTTTCCGGAGATAGTTTCCAGCATACTTGAGTCAGGCATGGCGGTTGGGGCGTTGACGGCAATAATCCTCGACAGGCTCCTCTGA
- a CDS encoding DUF996 domain-containing protein has product MGIDVRNEKNFGLWGSILALVAAFMGAIPYIGVFGSTLSLIAFILVLIALKGIGDKVGDERPFKYYLYSVIVAIVGVVFAIVFILVGAITLPEGGMHEPHVAFGIGMVLLGIILIIAVFILAAYFQKQAWEVMYEITGVEEFQKTAKWLWWGALTLIILIGGILLLIAAIYQVIAFSNMPEELEFRGTYERPIY; this is encoded by the coding sequence ATGGGAATAGACGTCAGGAATGAAAAGAACTTCGGTCTCTGGGGATCAATCTTAGCGCTCGTCGCGGCGTTTATGGGAGCAATACCCTACATCGGCGTCTTTGGAAGCACGCTATCACTGATTGCATTCATACTGGTCTTGATCGCCCTGAAGGGAATCGGGGATAAGGTTGGTGATGAGAGGCCTTTCAAGTATTACCTCTACAGCGTCATTGTGGCCATTGTAGGAGTGGTATTCGCGATAGTTTTCATCTTGGTTGGAGCAATAACATTGCCAGAAGGAGGCATGCATGAACCTCACGTGGCATTCGGTATAGGGATGGTTCTGCTCGGCATCATACTCATAATCGCCGTGTTTATACTGGCGGCATACTTCCAGAAGCAGGCATGGGAGGTCATGTACGAAATAACTGGGGTAGAAGAGTTCCAGAAGACCGCCAAATGGCTCTGGTGGGGTGCCTTAACGCTCATAATACTCATAGGAGGCATCCTGCTGCTAATTGCCGCAATCTACCAGGTAATAGCATTCTCTAACATGCCCGAGGAGCTTGAGTTTAGAGGGACGTACGAGAGACCCATCTACTAA
- the nuoI gene encoding NADH-quinone oxidoreductase subunit NuoI, which produces MEVDFKVAPEEKIRKKPSFIKPWMGLKYLFKKPVTIKIPYETVQAAKDYRGFHTLDWKKCVGCNFCGQICPARAIEMTWIEVDGKMEKRPHPKIDYGRCTFCEFCVDVCPTGALGFIENYILTTEWKDEELELFDWVPIHPDKFREINEKFPDYRFPVEKIEFNKETKEVTYYLRDGEVMKFKILGYGIRPPKPPTKPTQKAAAKAAEKNDTKPVEKPTEKKEAEKPVEKAKEKKE; this is translated from the coding sequence ATGGAGGTTGATTTTAAGGTCGCCCCAGAAGAGAAAATCAGGAAGAAGCCATCGTTCATCAAGCCCTGGATGGGCCTCAAATACCTCTTCAAGAAGCCAGTTACCATCAAGATACCCTACGAGACGGTACAGGCAGCTAAGGACTACAGGGGATTCCACACCCTCGACTGGAAGAAGTGTGTCGGCTGTAACTTCTGCGGCCAGATATGTCCGGCGAGGGCAATAGAGATGACCTGGATAGAAGTGGATGGCAAGATGGAGAAGAGGCCACATCCAAAGATAGACTACGGCAGGTGTACCTTCTGTGAGTTCTGTGTCGACGTCTGTCCAACTGGAGCGCTGGGCTTCATCGAGAACTACATCCTCACTACCGAGTGGAAGGACGAGGAGCTGGAGCTCTTCGACTGGGTTCCAATCCATCCAGACAAGTTCAGGGAGATAAACGAGAAGTTCCCCGACTACAGGTTCCCGGTGGAGAAGATAGAGTTCAACAAGGAAACGAAGGAGGTCACCTACTACCTGAGAGACGGAGAGGTCATGAAGTTCAAGATACTCGGCTACGGCATCAGGCCGCCGAAGCCACCGACAAAGCCCACTCAGAAGGCAGCTGCAAAAGCAGCGGAGAAGAATGATACCAAGCCGGTTGAAAAGCCCACTGAGAAGAAGGAAGCAGAGAAGCCAGTTGAGAAGGCAAAAGAAAAGAAAGAATGA
- a CDS encoding NADH-quinone oxidoreductase subunit D — protein MVSQNELIREARENGMDLLPIDKDTYELFFGPQHMATENFSIILKMDGHRVVKAIANPGFLHRGFEKLAEYRPWYTNIALLLRICVPEPDVPEAIYSMAVDEIIGWEVPERAQWIRTTVLEMARVSAYLFWIMGLSFKLGVYTAGQWAAAYRERLMALFEQLTGARVYHIYTIPGGVRRDIPGDKWLRQLKDTVKYIRSKLPDFDNLVFENYVAHRRLEGIGVMDKKFALAEGVTGPNLRATGVAYDVRRADPYLLYPELDFEVPVLKEGDALARALIRRFELEQDLYILDQLLEMGPPSGPYKVEDPRLKNLPRFKVPAGDAFAHVESTKGDFGAYVVSDGKHKPYRVQIRGPSIAHGVRVLEQLLVGARIADVPVILMSLDNCPPDIDR, from the coding sequence ATGGTTTCACAGAATGAGCTCATTCGGGAAGCGAGAGAAAATGGGATGGATCTGCTCCCAATCGATAAGGACACTTACGAGTTGTTCTTTGGCCCACAGCACATGGCTACTGAGAACTTCAGCATAATCCTCAAGATGGACGGCCACAGGGTTGTGAAGGCCATAGCCAACCCCGGCTTCCTCCACAGAGGCTTTGAGAAGCTCGCCGAGTACAGGCCGTGGTACACGAACATAGCGCTCCTCCTTAGAATCTGTGTTCCAGAGCCAGACGTCCCCGAGGCAATCTACTCAATGGCCGTTGATGAGATAATTGGCTGGGAGGTTCCAGAAAGGGCCCAGTGGATTAGAACAACCGTCCTCGAGATGGCGAGGGTTTCCGCATATCTGTTCTGGATAATGGGCCTGAGCTTCAAGCTCGGTGTCTACACTGCCGGCCAGTGGGCCGCTGCATACAGGGAGAGGCTGATGGCCCTCTTCGAGCAGCTGACCGGTGCCAGGGTCTATCACATATACACCATCCCCGGCGGTGTCAGGAGGGACATTCCGGGCGACAAGTGGCTCCGCCAGCTCAAGGACACCGTTAAGTACATCAGGAGCAAGTTACCAGACTTCGACAACCTTGTCTTCGAGAACTATGTCGCCCACAGGAGGCTTGAGGGAATTGGAGTGATGGACAAGAAGTTTGCCCTCGCTGAAGGCGTCACTGGGCCAAACCTTAGAGCAACTGGAGTCGCCTACGACGTGAGGAGAGCTGACCCATACCTGCTCTACCCAGAGCTCGACTTCGAGGTTCCCGTCCTGAAGGAGGGTGATGCCCTCGCAAGGGCTTTGATAAGGCGCTTCGAGCTTGAGCAGGATCTCTACATCCTCGACCAGCTCCTCGAGATGGGGCCGCCGAGTGGACCGTACAAGGTTGAAGATCCCAGGCTCAAGAATCTCCCGAGGTTTAAGGTTCCGGCAGGAGATGCATTTGCCCACGTGGAATCAACGAAGGGCGACTTTGGTGCCTACGTCGTCAGTGATGGAAAGCACAAGCCGTACAGAGTGCAGATAAGGGGCCCAAGTATAGCCCACGGAGTCAGGGTTCTCGAGCAGCTCTTGGTTGGAGCAAGAATAGCTGACGTCCCCGTGATATTGATGAGCCTTGACAACTGTCCACCGGACATCGACAGGTGA